The Desulfovibrio fairfieldensis sequence GGATATCTTTGGAAATCTCCTTACGGCGTTCACGGATGGGGCCAAGTATTTCCTGAAGCACACTGTTCAGGAAGCGCTTTACCTTCACATCCCCCAGGCCGCCACGGGCATAATGGGCTTTTAATTCTCCTAGGTTTTTATACTCGGGCAGATATTTCTCGAAATGCTCATCCCCGCAACAGGCATCCAGGTAAATGAAGACGGGATTGCCTTCCACCTGTCCCGGATCCTCCATTCTCAGATGATTGGGATCAGTGAACATGGACATAATCTTCTTCTTCACTTCCTCTTCGGAATCAGACAGATAAATACAGTTTCCGAGAGATTTGCTCATCTTGGCCTTACCGTCGGTACCCGGAAGGCGAAGGCAGGCCTCGTTGTCCGGAAGAAGGATGGTCGGTTCCACAAGCGTCTCTCCGTACACCGCATTGAATTTGTGCACGATCTCCTTGGTCTGCTCAATCATGGGCGCCTGATCTTCGCCCACAGGCACGGTTGTTGCCTTGAAAGCGGTAATATCCGCCGCCTGACTGATGGGATAGGTGAAAAAACCGACCGGAAGACTCGTTTCAAAATTGCGCAGTTGGATTTCAGACTTCACTGTCGGATTACGCTGAAGCCTGGAGACTGTTACCAGGTCCATGTAGTAAAAGGCCATTTCGCAAAGTTCGGGCACTTGCGATTGGATGAACAGAACGGATTTTTCCGGGTCCAGTCCGCAAGCCAGATAATCCAGAGCCACTTCAATGATGTTCTGGCGTACCTTTTCCGGATTGTCCGCATTGTCCGTCAGGGCCTGGGCATCAGCAATCATGATGTAAATTTCGTCAAATTCCCC is a genomic window containing:
- the trpS gene encoding tryptophan--tRNA ligase yields the protein MGKIILTGDRPTGRLHIGHYVGSLKRRVELQNSGEFDEIYIMIADAQALTDNADNPEKVRQNIIEVALDYLACGLDPEKSVLFIQSQVPELCEMAFYYMDLVTVSRLQRNPTVKSEIQLRNFETSLPVGFFTYPISQAADITAFKATTVPVGEDQAPMIEQTKEIVHKFNAVYGETLVEPTILLPDNEACLRLPGTDGKAKMSKSLGNCIYLSDSEEEVKKKIMSMFTDPNHLRMEDPGQVEGNPVFIYLDACCGDEHFEKYLPEYKNLGELKAHYARGGLGDVKVKRFLNSVLQEILGPIRERRKEISKDIPAVYRILEEGSRKARKKAAETLAAMKRAMKINYFEDKELIADQAERFRSRMD